One window of Desulfuromonas sp. genomic DNA carries:
- a CDS encoding HD family phosphohydrolase codes for MNKTFVENVRERDVVETVFLVRDKTLAMAKNGKPYLTLKLMDRTGELEGRVWDNAESLSTQFAKDDFVQVRGKASLYLGKMQLVVQELVRLDDSHIDLADFLPVSKVPIPELQERLRQKVASIETAHFRKMMELFIDDQEFLAMYSSAPAAKSMHHVFLGGLLEHSLAVSDLVEDVCKRYPDLNRDLLLLGAFLHDVGKVSELSYSRSFDYTDEGKLLGHIMIGVEMIDARIRQIDNFPERDAVLLKHLLLSHHGQYEYGSPKRPKTLEAIVLNFLDDLDSKMNGVQSHIDKNSRHDSDWTTYHRLYDRYFYAGADSRDLPDTPEAPDTVTDAGRNVKAEAKEQRNSQLGVTLGERMKGESLDLFSAAAKGEADNAD; via the coding sequence GTGAATAAAACCTTTGTTGAAAATGTTCGGGAAAGAGATGTTGTTGAAACGGTTTTTCTGGTCCGGGATAAAACCCTGGCGATGGCCAAAAACGGTAAGCCTTACCTGACCCTGAAGCTTATGGACCGTACCGGTGAACTCGAAGGCCGGGTCTGGGACAATGCTGAATCGTTATCGACCCAGTTCGCCAAGGATGATTTTGTTCAGGTCCGCGGCAAGGCAAGCCTTTATCTCGGGAAAATGCAGCTGGTCGTTCAGGAGCTGGTGCGGCTTGATGACAGTCATATCGACCTCGCTGACTTTCTGCCAGTGTCAAAAGTACCGATTCCGGAGTTGCAGGAACGGCTCCGGCAGAAAGTTGCATCGATTGAAACGGCACATTTCCGAAAGATGATGGAGCTGTTTATTGACGATCAGGAGTTCCTTGCCATGTACAGTTCTGCTCCGGCCGCCAAATCAATGCATCACGTTTTTCTCGGCGGACTTCTCGAGCATTCTCTGGCGGTATCGGATCTGGTCGAGGATGTCTGTAAACGTTACCCGGATCTCAATCGGGACCTGCTTCTGCTCGGAGCGTTTCTGCACGATGTCGGCAAGGTGAGTGAACTCAGTTACAGCCGGAGTTTTGACTACACCGACGAAGGCAAGCTTCTCGGGCACATTATGATCGGGGTCGAGATGATCGATGCCCGGATCCGGCAGATTGACAACTTTCCGGAACGTGACGCCGTGCTGCTCAAGCATCTGCTGCTGTCACATCATGGCCAGTATGAGTACGGTTCACCGAAGCGACCCAAGACCCTTGAAGCAATCGTCCTTAATTTCCTCGACGACCTCGATTCGAAGATGAACGGGGTTCAGAGCCATATCGACAAGAACAGCCGGCACGACTCCGACTGGACGACTTACCACCGGCTGTATGATCGCTATTTTTACGCAGGTGCAGATTCCCGGGATTTACCGGACACCCCGGAAGCTCCCGATACCGTTACCGATGCAGGACGAAATGTGAAGGCTGAAGCTAAGGAACAAAGAAATTCGCAGCTCGGCGTGACACTCGGTGAGAGAATGAAGGGCGAGAGTCTGGATCTTTTTTCGGCGGCAGCGAAGGGGGAGGCGGACAATGCGGATTAA
- a CDS encoding MBL fold metallo-hydrolase gives MRIKIFPVGPLQVNCSILVCEESGQAVVIDPGEDGELILQELERQQAALKIVVNTHGHFDHIGANAALIDATGAELMIHSADLPVLQQAATHAQIYGLNFVPSPEPTRLLEEGDRVEAGTIGLAVLHVPGHSPGAICLVADRDVFVGDCLFASSIGRTDLPGGNHDQLISGIREKLLVLPDDMVVHPGHGPDTTIGREKKHNPFF, from the coding sequence ATGCGGATTAAAATCTTTCCGGTCGGGCCGCTGCAGGTTAATTGCTCCATCCTGGTTTGTGAAGAGAGTGGCCAGGCCGTGGTCATCGACCCGGGTGAGGATGGGGAGCTGATTCTGCAGGAACTCGAACGGCAGCAAGCCGCATTGAAGATTGTGGTCAACACGCACGGTCATTTTGATCATATCGGTGCCAATGCCGCGTTGATTGATGCGACCGGGGCCGAACTGATGATCCATTCAGCCGACCTGCCGGTCCTGCAGCAGGCGGCAACACATGCCCAGATTTACGGTTTAAACTTCGTCCCGTCACCCGAACCGACCCGCTTGCTGGAAGAGGGCGACCGGGTCGAGGCCGGAACGATCGGGCTGGCGGTTCTGCATGTTCCCGGACATTCGCCGGGGGCGATTTGCCTGGTCGCTGATCGCGATGTTTTTGTCGGTGACTGCCTCTTTGCCAGTTCGATCGGCCGGACCGATCTTCCGGGCGGTAATCATGATCAATTGATTTCCGGCATCCGGGAAAAGTTGCTGGTTCTGCCGGATGATATGGTGGTTCATCCCGGACATGGGCCCGATACGACAATTGGTCGTGAAAAAAAACATAACCCGTTTTTCTAG
- the coaBC gene encoding bifunctional phosphopantothenoylcysteine decarboxylase/phosphopantothenate--cysteine ligase CoaBC yields the protein MLSGKTIVLGVTGGIAAYKSVELLRLLTKSGAAVHVIMTRSAAEFVGPLTFQTLSGNPVHTELFDLYQESEIGHISLADRADLVLVAPATANIIGKVANGIADDLLTTTIMATRSPVLFAPAMNVNMWENPLYRENQQKLEKYGYLFVEPDSGFLACGWDGKGKLPDPQLLFDRAAATLHPSDLVGEKVVVTAGPTREEIDPVRYISNYSSGRMGYAIAAAATQRGAEVVLVSGPTALTPPAGVELVRVESAAEMYQAVIDHSGSATIVVKAAAVADYRPIERASTKVKKGGKKDWTLAMEKNPDILAELGAMKKNWTLIGFAAETDDLLANARKKLEAKNLDIIVANDVTCAGAGFDVDTNLVRFLYRNGESEELPKMTKLEVAHTLFDRLAKSKKS from the coding sequence ATGCTGAGTGGAAAAACGATTGTCCTCGGTGTGACCGGTGGCATTGCTGCCTACAAGTCGGTTGAACTGCTCCGCCTGCTGACCAAATCCGGGGCCGCGGTGCACGTTATAATGACCCGGAGCGCCGCTGAGTTCGTCGGTCCGCTGACCTTTCAGACCCTGTCCGGGAATCCGGTTCACACCGAACTGTTCGACCTCTACCAGGAGAGTGAAATCGGCCATATATCACTTGCCGATCGGGCCGATCTTGTCCTCGTTGCTCCGGCAACGGCTAACATTATCGGCAAGGTTGCAAACGGTATTGCTGATGATCTGCTGACGACGACGATTATGGCAACCCGAAGCCCGGTGCTGTTTGCTCCGGCGATGAATGTCAATATGTGGGAAAATCCACTTTATCGGGAGAACCAACAGAAGCTCGAAAAATACGGTTATCTTTTTGTAGAACCAGACTCCGGTTTCCTCGCATGTGGCTGGGATGGCAAGGGGAAGCTTCCTGATCCGCAACTTTTATTCGACCGGGCTGCTGCGACACTGCATCCTTCCGACCTGGTCGGCGAAAAAGTTGTTGTCACGGCTGGCCCGACTCGTGAGGAGATCGATCCGGTCCGCTACATCAGTAATTATTCTTCCGGACGGATGGGTTACGCGATCGCCGCGGCGGCGACGCAAAGGGGGGCTGAGGTAGTGCTTGTTTCGGGTCCGACGGCACTCACTCCCCCAGCCGGGGTAGAACTGGTCAGGGTCGAGAGCGCTGCCGAGATGTACCAGGCGGTAATCGATCATTCTGGATCGGCGACGATAGTAGTTAAGGCGGCTGCTGTTGCCGATTATCGCCCGATTGAGCGTGCTTCTACTAAAGTTAAAAAGGGTGGAAAAAAAGACTGGACTCTCGCAATGGAGAAGAATCCTGACATACTGGCTGAGCTTGGTGCGATGAAGAAGAATTGGACGCTAATCGGTTTTGCCGCCGAAACTGATGACCTGCTTGCCAATGCGCGGAAGAAACTTGAAGCGAAAAATCTTGATATAATTGTCGCCAACGATGTGACCTGCGCCGGCGCCGGGTTTGATGTCGATACCAATCTGGTCCGTTTTTTGTATCGCAACGGTGAAAGTGAAGAGCTTCCGAAGATGACAAAGCTCGAGGTTGCTCACACCCTGTTCGATCGGCTTGCCAAATCGAAGAAAAGTTAA
- a CDS encoding DNA polymerase, protein MPKELKSELKNLLGEARGVLEDLQRLGLGSVQPPDPADEESLCTIDSADPGCRTETLIDIANDLGDCQRCGLCAERKKIVFGVGHAQAELVLVGEGPGREEDEKGEPFVGEAGRLLDRILLAMGLQRSDVYICNVVKCRPPGNRDPQPDEIAACEPFLQRQLAAIRPRAIIALGKFAAQTLLQQDAPISRLRGTWTEYHGIPLMPTFHPAYLLRNPLGKKEVWDDMKQVLKHLRHEQE, encoded by the coding sequence ATGCCCAAGGAACTGAAATCTGAACTGAAAAACCTGCTGGGTGAAGCCCGCGGAGTTCTTGAGGATCTGCAACGGCTCGGCCTCGGGAGCGTGCAGCCGCCCGATCCTGCAGATGAAGAATCTCTCTGTACGATCGATTCGGCTGATCCGGGCTGTCGCACCGAGACCCTGATCGATATCGCCAATGATCTTGGTGATTGTCAGCGTTGCGGTCTCTGTGCTGAACGGAAAAAGATCGTCTTTGGCGTTGGTCATGCGCAGGCCGAACTCGTTCTGGTCGGTGAAGGTCCGGGCCGGGAAGAGGATGAGAAAGGCGAGCCGTTTGTTGGCGAGGCGGGTCGATTGCTCGACCGGATTCTGCTCGCCATGGGGTTGCAGCGCAGTGATGTCTATATCTGCAATGTCGTCAAGTGCCGACCGCCGGGTAATCGTGATCCGCAGCCGGACGAGATCGCTGCCTGTGAACCTTTTCTGCAACGCCAATTGGCAGCGATCCGGCCTCGCGCCATCATTGCCCTCGGCAAATTCGCCGCCCAAACTCTGCTGCAGCAGGATGCCCCGATTTCCCGCTTGCGCGGCACCTGGACAGAATATCACGGAATCCCGTTGATGCCGACTTTCCATCCGGCCTACCTGTTGCGAAACCCCCTCGGGAAAAAAGAAGTCTGGGATGACATGAAGCAGGTGTTGAAACATCTGCGCCATGAGCAGGAATGA
- a CDS encoding iron export ABC transporter permease subunit FetB, producing the protein MQKSALIDLGLLDLAILYGLLLLVIGLARRNRFGQEKEMLVASVRMFVQLLAVGYVLKVIFAIDQAWAVMLILVLMLVIAVQMTVARVQQRMPGIYRIVASALFLGCGCTTFIFCGLIIGLSPWYDPRYLIPLAGMIIGNSMTGSSLAAERLTAEINDRREEIETALSLGVSSLRAARPAVHSAFRAALIPTVNAMAAMGIVFLPGMMTGQILSGTEPLLAVRYQIAIMCVITISVALTSCLIVWQGVRSFFTENHQLRE; encoded by the coding sequence ATGCAGAAATCTGCACTGATTGATCTCGGCCTGCTCGATCTTGCTATTTTATATGGCTTGCTCCTGCTGGTTATCGGGCTGGCCCGCCGGAACCGGTTCGGCCAGGAGAAGGAGATGCTTGTCGCATCGGTCCGCATGTTCGTTCAGTTGCTCGCCGTCGGCTACGTCCTCAAGGTCATTTTCGCCATCGATCAAGCCTGGGCGGTCATGCTGATCCTGGTTTTGATGCTGGTTATTGCTGTTCAGATGACGGTTGCCCGGGTCCAACAGAGGATGCCGGGCATCTATCGGATCGTTGCGAGTGCGCTGTTCCTTGGGTGCGGATGTACGACTTTTATCTTTTGCGGACTGATTATCGGGCTCTCGCCATGGTATGACCCCCGTTACCTTATTCCGCTGGCCGGGATGATCATCGGAAATTCGATGACCGGATCGAGTCTGGCTGCCGAACGCCTGACGGCTGAAATCAATGATCGTCGGGAAGAGATTGAAACCGCACTCTCTCTCGGGGTCAGCTCGTTACGGGCGGCCCGCCCGGCCGTGCACAGCGCCTTCCGGGCGGCCCTGATACCGACAGTCAATGCGATGGCGGCGATGGGGATTGTTTTTCTGCCCGGGATGATGACCGGCCAGATTCTTTCGGGGACGGAACCGCTGCTCGCTGTGCGGTACCAAATTGCGATAATGTGTGTTATAACCATCAGTGTTGCATTGACTTCCTGTCTCATAGTCTGGCAGGGGGTGCGGAGTTTTTTTACCGAAAACCATCAGCTCCGCGAATGA
- a CDS encoding DNA-binding response regulator: MKTKAHILLIDDEPSSREALTTLLNSTGYEVTTAGNAADAYDTLDRNRFDIIIADLILPDATGIDILKWIRANRPHSSVIMITCMGSAETAVEAMKEGAFDYITKPLNFNELQIVINKALEQGKLVAENLYLRQQLRGKYKFDNIIGNSSAMQQLFSRMEKIINTDSTVLVLGESGTGKELVARAIHFNSSRKDHPFIAINCGAIPADLLESELFGHVKGAFTGAVADKPGKFELANYGTIFLDEIANMPLPLQMKLLRVLQEQELERVGSGRRIELNVRVISATNAALENEVKAGRFREDLYYRLNVIPILLPPLRDRQEDIALLSRHFLEKCCLSMNREKMSFSADAIRALESYDWPGNVREMENIIERTVALTDGELIIPQDLPPAISEIESTQDGAVPHPIITEEGVDMPSIITGIERAMIEDSLHLANGVKARAAALLQINRTTLVEKMKRLGIDL; encoded by the coding sequence ATGAAGACGAAAGCACATATCCTGCTGATCGACGACGAGCCGAGCAGTCGCGAAGCATTAACCACCCTGCTGAACAGCACCGGCTACGAGGTCACGACCGCCGGCAACGCCGCCGATGCCTACGACACCCTTGACCGGAACCGCTTCGATATCATCATTGCCGATCTCATCCTGCCGGATGCCACCGGCATCGACATCCTGAAATGGATCCGGGCCAATCGCCCGCACTCGAGCGTCATCATGATCACCTGCATGGGGTCGGCCGAAACGGCTGTCGAGGCGATGAAGGAAGGGGCTTTCGACTACATTACCAAACCACTGAACTTCAATGAACTGCAAATCGTCATCAACAAGGCCCTTGAACAAGGCAAACTCGTCGCTGAAAACCTTTACCTGCGGCAGCAACTGCGCGGCAAGTACAAGTTTGACAACATCATCGGCAACAGTTCGGCAATGCAACAGCTGTTCAGCCGCATGGAGAAAATCATCAACACTGATTCGACCGTCCTGGTCCTGGGCGAATCAGGAACCGGCAAGGAGTTAGTCGCCCGGGCGATCCATTTCAACAGCAGCCGCAAGGATCATCCCTTCATCGCCATCAACTGCGGAGCAATTCCGGCCGACCTGCTGGAGAGTGAACTCTTCGGCCACGTCAAGGGAGCCTTCACCGGCGCCGTCGCCGACAAACCGGGCAAGTTCGAACTTGCCAATTACGGTACGATCTTTCTTGATGAAATAGCCAACATGCCGCTGCCGCTGCAGATGAAGCTGCTTAGAGTACTGCAGGAACAGGAACTTGAACGGGTCGGGTCGGGTCGAAGGATCGAACTCAATGTCCGGGTAATCTCGGCGACCAACGCCGCCCTTGAAAACGAAGTCAAGGCCGGACGTTTCCGTGAAGACCTTTACTACCGCCTCAACGTTATCCCGATTCTTCTGCCGCCGCTGCGCGACCGGCAGGAAGATATTGCTCTGCTGTCCCGCCACTTTCTTGAAAAATGTTGCCTGTCGATGAATCGTGAAAAGATGAGTTTTTCAGCGGATGCCATCAGAGCGCTCGAATCCTATGACTGGCCCGGCAACGTCCGGGAAATGGAAAATATCATTGAACGAACAGTGGCTCTGACCGACGGAGAACTGATTATTCCGCAAGACCTGCCACCGGCAATCTCTGAAATCGAAAGCACGCAAGATGGAGCTGTTCCGCATCCGATCATAACCGAAGAGGGCGTCGACATGCCGTCGATAATCACCGGAATCGAGCGCGCCATGATCGAGGACTCCTTGCATTTGGCTAATGGCGTCAAGGCCCGTGCCGCAGCGCTTTTGCAGATTAATAGAACAACCTTGGTCGAAAAAATGAAACGGCTGGGGATAGATCTATAA
- a CDS encoding serine protease: protein MYRLIRIFFSGLLLVVGLVSLMTLELPASSDAIHGVRIVSSINPVVAGFLRQEISRANEAGAAAFLLELDTPGGLDTAMREIIKQMLGSKIPVIVYVYPPGARAASAGALMTLAADFAVMAPGTNLGAATPVSIGSGSGGQQTMDETMKAKVVNDAVAYARSIARQKGRNQEWAEQIIRESISTPANEALELKVIDLIAENEQALLDALDGRSYLRNGESLTLKTAGKSLKFSEMNWRQKILNTISNPNVAYMLLMLGILGIFFEISQPGVILPGAVGALALLLAFIGLQMLPVNYVGVLLIVLAVVLFILEIKIISYGMLTIGGIIALTIGSMILIDGSEPYQQISLAVIIATVSVFSGFFAIALYFIVRTQQRPAVSGLAAMVGERGEAATDIKGEGRVFVHSEYWTAVSNEPIRQGDEIEVVGMLDRMKLEVRKVSSEPESKEE from the coding sequence ATGTACAGGCTGATCAGAATATTTTTTTCCGGGTTGTTGCTGGTGGTCGGATTAGTGTCTTTAATGACACTGGAACTTCCAGCCAGCTCTGATGCAATCCATGGCGTCCGAATTGTCTCTTCGATTAATCCGGTTGTCGCAGGTTTTCTCCGGCAGGAGATTTCCCGGGCAAATGAAGCCGGGGCGGCAGCCTTTCTTCTTGAACTTGATACCCCGGGCGGCCTCGACACCGCCATGCGCGAAATTATCAAGCAGATGCTCGGTTCAAAGATCCCGGTCATCGTCTATGTTTATCCGCCGGGAGCCCGGGCTGCATCGGCCGGGGCGCTCATGACCCTGGCCGCCGATTTTGCCGTCATGGCACCGGGCACCAACCTCGGGGCGGCAACGCCGGTCAGTATCGGCAGCGGGTCCGGCGGCCAGCAGACGATGGACGAGACGATGAAGGCCAAGGTCGTCAATGATGCCGTCGCCTATGCCCGGAGCATCGCCCGGCAGAAGGGCCGTAACCAGGAGTGGGCCGAACAGATCATCCGTGAGAGTATCTCGACGCCGGCGAACGAGGCGCTGGAATTGAAGGTCATCGACCTGATTGCCGAGAACGAACAGGCTCTTCTCGACGCGCTGGACGGGCGGTCTTATCTGCGCAACGGTGAATCCTTAACCCTGAAAACAGCCGGCAAATCTCTGAAATTTTCCGAGATGAACTGGCGTCAGAAGATCCTCAACACGATCAGTAATCCGAATGTCGCCTACATGTTGCTGATGCTCGGCATTCTCGGCATCTTCTTCGAGATCTCGCAGCCCGGTGTGATCCTGCCGGGCGCGGTTGGCGCTCTGGCGTTGCTGCTCGCGTTTATCGGTCTGCAGATGTTGCCGGTCAATTATGTCGGGGTCCTGCTGATTGTGCTGGCCGTTGTTCTGTTTATCCTGGAAATAAAAATTATCTCATACGGAATGCTCACCATCGGTGGAATCATCGCCCTGACCATCGGCTCAATGATTCTGATTGACGGCTCCGAGCCGTACCAGCAGATATCTCTCGCCGTGATCATCGCCACGGTCTCGGTATTCAGTGGATTTTTTGCCATCGCCCTCTATTTTATTGTGCGGACCCAGCAGCGGCCGGCGGTCTCCGGCCTTGCGGCGATGGTTGGTGAACGGGGCGAGGCCGCGACTGACATCAAGGGCGAGGGCCGGGTGTTTGTTCACAGTGAGTATTGGACTGCCGTTTCCAATGAACCAATCAGGCAGGGGGACGAGATCGAGGTTGTCGGAATGCTTGACCGCATGAAACTTGAAGTCAGGAAAGTCAGCTCAGAACCGGAATCGAAGGAGGAGTAA